The following coding sequences are from one Thermoproteales archaeon window:
- a CDS encoding alpha/beta hydrolase has protein sequence MIGYMKENYNIEKFVILGTSMGGHIALILAIEHPEDVCRVVDIYGVTDVKEKVKYVLKMLILLPLALLIFKELKMLRSAFHFLSDVKREFGGNPAVLKFTEEYDKYSPLNRISELKAPLLVIHGDKDYVVPLKFSEKLVEKLKNSGKESLLYKFHVIEGTGHDEETVIRSMDVIFSFLYFV, from the coding sequence TTGATTGGCTACATGAAGGAGAATTATAATATTGAAAAGTTTGTAATTTTAGGAACTTCCATGGGTGGCCACATAGCGTTAATCCTCGCGATTGAACATCCCGAAGATGTGTGCAGAGTAGTTGACATCTACGGCGTTACAGACGTTAAAGAAAAAGTAAAATACGTTTTGAAAATGCTTATTCTGCTACCTCTAGCGTTACTCATTTTTAAAGAATTGAAAATGTTGAGATCAGCCTTCCATTTCCTATCTGATGTGAAAAGAGAATTTGGAGGTAACCCAGCGGTTCTAAAGTTTACTGAAGAATATGATAAGTATTCTCCATTGAATAGAATAAGTGAGCTTAAAGCACCTCTACTTGTTATTCACGGAGATAAGGATTACGTCGTTCCATTAAAGTTTAGCGAAAAACTTGTAGAAAAGCTGAAAAATAGCGGGAAAGAATCGTTATTGTATAAGTTTCACGTTATAGAAGGAACTGGTCACGATGAGGAGACTGTGATAAGATCCATGGACGTAATATTTAGCTTCCTTTATTTTGTTTAA
- a CDS encoding alcohol dehydrogenase catalytic domain-containing protein: MKAAVLYGPKDLRIEEKPIPEISKREVLIRVKVTTICPTDLRKYLGHTTFKKPLVLGHEFSGVVEEVGEGVDFIEKGDRVNALPFISCGNCRYCRMGRHNLCLNLGGIGGAAELGVKLDGSFAEYVKVPAENVYKLGRNMTYLVGSLIEPLAASLGGLLKAELAPGESILIIGAGPMGLLQVMLAKIMGAGKIIVSDLLDKRLEYAEYFGADVVLNPMRKSVYDIIMKETYDYGVDVVMLSTGGSIMASLASEALKYTAKGGRIVVFAGTWPPKEAMLDINPIHYGEKKIVGSFIYNKEVYSRALEIAASGRLELEKLITHRFSLDEIKKAFDTALSKEGLKVAIMP, translated from the coding sequence ATGAAAGCTGCAGTACTATATGGTCCGAAAGATTTGAGAATAGAGGAAAAGCCAATCCCTGAAATTAGTAAAAGAGAAGTATTGATAAGAGTTAAAGTAACCACGATATGCCCAACTGATTTGAGAAAATATCTTGGACACACAACCTTTAAAAAGCCGCTTGTATTGGGTCACGAGTTTTCAGGAGTAGTCGAGGAGGTTGGCGAAGGCGTTGACTTCATAGAGAAGGGAGACAGAGTAAACGCTTTACCGTTTATTTCATGTGGAAACTGTAGATACTGTAGAATGGGAAGACATAACTTATGTTTAAATCTTGGAGGTATTGGAGGAGCGGCCGAGCTAGGGGTTAAACTCGATGGTTCCTTCGCCGAATATGTGAAAGTGCCAGCTGAAAATGTGTATAAGCTTGGAAGAAATATGACGTATTTAGTAGGGTCTCTAATAGAGCCTTTAGCCGCTAGCCTCGGAGGTTTGCTGAAGGCTGAACTAGCTCCTGGAGAATCTATACTTATTATCGGTGCCGGACCAATGGGCTTGCTACAAGTTATGCTCGCGAAAATTATGGGAGCGGGAAAAATTATAGTAAGCGATTTACTCGATAAAAGACTTGAATATGCGGAGTATTTTGGAGCTGATGTCGTATTAAACCCTATGAGAAAAAGCGTGTATGACATTATAATGAAGGAAACCTATGATTATGGAGTAGATGTTGTTATGTTATCCACTGGCGGGTCTATAATGGCTTCGCTTGCTTCTGAAGCATTAAAATACACTGCTAAAGGAGGTAGAATCGTAGTGTTCGCCGGGACTTGGCCTCCTAAAGAGGCCATGCTGGATATAAACCCTATTCACTATGGTGAAAAGAAAATAGTTGGCAGCTTCATATATAATAAAGAAGTTTACTCAAGAGCTTTAGAGATAGCCGCAAGCGGCAGGCTAGAATTGGAAAAGCTAATAACGCATAGGTTTTCGCTTGATGAGATAAAAAAGGCTTTTGATACCGCGCTAAGCAAGGAGGGCTTAAAAGTCGCCATTATGCCTTAA